In Palaemon carinicauda isolate YSFRI2023 chromosome 14, ASM3689809v2, whole genome shotgun sequence, the following proteins share a genomic window:
- the LOC137652901 gene encoding uncharacterized protein, with product MPNESVGFSPFQLVFGHIVRGPLDVVREHLESNGINEINVIDYLSNLQEELRSAWEFAWNNLVASQSRMKFQYDLGTKSHSFEVGDEVLVLLPLPGNMLKTQFLGPWKILKKLNEVI from the coding sequence ATGCCTAATGAGTCTGTCGGTTTTTCCCCATTCCAGTTGGTGTTTGGGCATATTGTACGAGGCCCCCTCGATGTGGTGAGGGAACATTTAGAAAGTAATGGTATAAATGAGATTAATGTTATTGACTATTTATCTAATTTACAGGAGGAATTACGAAGTGCCTGGGAGTTCGCTTGGAATAATTTGGTAGCCAGTCAATCTCGGATGAAATTTCAGTATGACTTAGGCACCAAGTCACATTCATTTGAGGTTGGTGATGAGGTTTTAGTCCTTCTTCCCCTCCCAGGGAATATGTTAAAAACCCAGTTTTTAGGCCCATGGAAGATATTAAAGAAATTGAACGAGGTTATTTAA